One Arthrobacter sp. StoSoilB20 DNA segment encodes these proteins:
- a CDS encoding extracellular solute-binding protein: protein MVSIAAVVVAASSCSPTPDAAGNKTLKIVYQKTDAFTALDAVMQDAKKEFEAANSGVAVELQPIQANDDDYGTKLALAQRSADTAPDVFYEDTFKVRSDVDAGYLLKLDPYLEKWDDWSLFNDAAKAAGRADDGSIYAVPLGTDTRAIWYNKKVLQRAGISLPWQPKSWEDVLTMARTVKASDPNAIAFNMYAGKGTGEGSVMQGFYELLYGTDSTLYDVDAKKWVVGSQGFTDSLAFLKTLYDEKLAVSPAEALDANIWKKVFGEWFPQGKLAATVEGSYAPSFWQKGGTYEWAGYEQDMGVAMFPTRDGQEPGGVSMSGGWTLAVGANSKSPDLSFQFLTTALNKKNALAYDINNSQIAVRTDVAAEADYLAANPFVKDVSDLVAVTHYRPATADYPKISTAVQVATESVITGKQSPEDAAAEYDATVRRLVGEDKVLEK, encoded by the coding sequence ATGGTTTCAATCGCCGCCGTGGTTGTGGCAGCCAGTTCCTGTTCACCAACGCCTGACGCGGCAGGGAATAAAACGCTGAAGATCGTCTATCAAAAGACGGATGCCTTTACTGCCCTCGACGCCGTCATGCAGGACGCCAAGAAGGAGTTTGAGGCCGCCAACTCCGGTGTGGCGGTGGAGCTTCAGCCCATCCAGGCAAACGATGACGACTACGGTACCAAGCTCGCCTTGGCGCAGCGTTCAGCGGACACCGCGCCGGATGTCTTCTACGAGGACACCTTCAAGGTCCGTTCGGATGTCGACGCCGGATACCTCCTTAAGCTTGATCCCTACCTTGAAAAGTGGGATGACTGGTCCCTGTTCAACGATGCTGCCAAGGCCGCCGGCCGTGCAGATGACGGCAGTATTTACGCGGTGCCTCTGGGTACGGATACCAGAGCCATTTGGTACAACAAGAAAGTCCTCCAAAGGGCAGGTATTTCCTTGCCCTGGCAACCTAAGTCCTGGGAGGACGTCCTGACCATGGCCCGTACGGTGAAGGCATCGGATCCGAACGCGATCGCCTTCAATATGTATGCGGGCAAGGGAACCGGCGAAGGTTCTGTCATGCAGGGGTTCTATGAGCTTCTGTATGGGACCGACAGCACTTTGTATGACGTGGATGCAAAGAAGTGGGTGGTCGGCTCGCAGGGATTTACGGACTCGCTGGCTTTCCTGAAGACCCTGTACGACGAGAAACTCGCAGTGAGCCCTGCCGAGGCCCTGGATGCCAACATCTGGAAGAAGGTCTTTGGCGAGTGGTTCCCCCAGGGAAAACTGGCAGCCACCGTGGAAGGTTCCTACGCGCCGTCGTTCTGGCAGAAGGGCGGCACCTACGAATGGGCCGGATATGAGCAGGACATGGGCGTCGCCATGTTCCCCACCCGTGATGGTCAGGAGCCCGGAGGCGTCAGTATGTCCGGTGGCTGGACGCTGGCAGTAGGTGCGAACAGCAAAAGCCCTGACCTCTCCTTCCAGTTCCTCACCACGGCGTTGAACAAGAAGAACGCGCTGGCCTATGACATCAATAATTCACAGATTGCTGTCCGGACCGATGTTGCCGCAGAAGCTGATTATCTGGCTGCCAACCCCTTTGTGAAAGATGTTTCGGACCTGGTGGCAGTGACCCACTACCGGCCGGCCACTGCCGACTACCCGAAGATCTCCACTGCCGTCCAGGTGGCCACAGAGTCAGTGATCACTGGCAAGCAAAGCCCCGAGGACGCTGCGGCGGAATACGATGCCACCGTTCGCCGGCTTGTTGGTGAGGACAAGGTCCTGGAGAAATGA